In the Sphingobium sp. Z007 genome, TGGACTCCACTGATCGTCCTGGCGCTGTCGAGTCAGCTGATCGGCCAGGGGCTGCTGACCTATGCGATCGGCTGGTTCTCGCCGCTGGTGCTGGGGGTCAGCCTGCTGCTGCAACCGGCGGTGGCGGCGCTGCTTGGCTGGCTGCTGTTTGGCGAATGGCTCAGTCCGGTCGACATGGTCGGCACCGCGGCGGTTGCGGCGGCGCTGGTCCTTGTGCGCCTGCCCTCGCGCGCCTAAATACGATTTATGAGCGAAACATCGGACCGCACCCTCGACGAAATCCGCGCGCTGCTGGCCCCTGCGCTGGCGCGCCATGCCGCCTTTGACGGGTGGCGCCCACAGGCCGTGGCGATGGCTGCGGCGGAAGAGGGCGTGGATGCGGACATCGCCGCTCTGGCTTTTGCCGATGGCGCGATCGACATGATCGACGCCTGGTTCGCCAGCATCGACGCCCGCATGATCGAAGCGCTGCCGGCGGACGAACTGGCGGCGCTGTCGATCCGCAAGAAAATCACCGTCCTGATCGAGGCGCGGCTGGCGCTGCTGGCGCCCGATCGCGAAGCGCTGCGCCGCGCGATCGCCATCCTCGCGCTGCCGACCAACGCCCTGCGCGCCGCCCGGCTGGGCTGGCGCGCGGCGGACGTGATGTGGCGTGCAGCGGGCGACACGACGACGGACCTCGCCCATTACAGCAAGCGCACGACGTTGACCGCGCTCTACACCGCCACGCTGTTGGTGTTCGTGGATGACGACAGCGAGGGCCATGCCGACAGCCGCGCCTTCCTGGCGCGCCGGATCGACAATGTGATGCAATTCGAAAAGCTCAAGGCGAAGGTCAAGGGCGCAGGCAGCGGCGAGCGGCTGAGCCTGTCGCGCTTCATCGGCCGCTTACGCTACCCCGCTATCTGACGGCGTATCGATCCTGGCAGCGCGCGATTCGCGCTGGTCTTTCCCAATCGGTATTGATAGTCACTCGCAGAAATAGCCCGCGAGTATCTTTCCTGTGCGTCTTACCGACCTGCCGTTGCGCCAACCTGCTTATGTCGACCTGATCGATTGGTCTGTCCTGTCGCCGTCGGAAGGCCAGCGGCTGCGCGAATTCGGCCTGTGTGAGGGCGCGAGCGTTGAAGCGCTGCACCATGGCGGGATTTTCGGCAAGGGGCCGATCGCTTGCCGTATTGGCCGCATGACCATCGCGATGCGGCGCAGTCATGCCGCCGCGGTCACGGTGCGCACGGGACCGGAGCAGGACATATGAGCGCGCTGCCGCTGGTCGCGCTGGTCGGCAATCCCAATGCGGGCAAAAGCGCGCTGTTCAATGCGCTGACCGGCGCGCGGCAGAAGCTGGGCAATTATCCGGGCGTCACGGTGGAGCGCAAGGCGGGGCGATTGGCCCTGTCCGACGGCCGCCCGGTGGAGCTTGTCGATCTGCCCGGCACCTACAGCCTGGACCCCGGCAGCCCCGACGAACAGGTGACGCGCGACGTCGTGATGGGCAAGCAGACCGGCGAAAAGCGGCCCGACGCGCTGGTGATCGTCGTCGACGCCGCCAATCTGGACAATCATCTGCGCTTCGCGCTTGAACTTCTCGCACTTGGCCTGCCGACCATCGTCGCGCTCAACATGGTTGATCTGGCAACGCGCGACGGGCTTGAACTGGACGCAGCGGTGCTGGCGCGCGAACTGGGCGTGCCGGTGATATCGACCGTTGCGGTGCGCAAGCGCGGCTTAGATCATCTGCGCGAAGAACTGGAAGGGTTGCTGAACGGCGCGCCGCGCGCCTATCTCGGCGGTTCCGCGCAGGATTTCGATACGGTGCGCAGGGAAGCGGGCCGCATCGCGCGCGCCGCGATCGTGCGCGAGACCCCCTCCCGCCGACTGACCGCCGCGGTTGACCGGGTTGCGCTGCATCCTGTTTTTGGTCTTCTCCTGTTGCTCGCCCTCCTTTTTGTCATGTTCCAGGGGGTCTATACCTGGTCAGAAGCGCCGATGGCGTTGATCGAAGGACTGGCCGAGGCCGCCGCCAATGCGGTGCGCGGCGCCCTGCCCGACGGCATCGTCCGCTCCTTCCTGGTCGATGGCGTCATCAATGGTGTCGGATCGGTGGTCGTGTTCCTGCCGCAGATCCTGATCCTCTTCTTCTTCATCCTGATGCTGGAGGCGACCGGCTACATGGTCCGCGCCGCCTTCCTGATGGACGGGTTGATGGCGAAGGTCGGCCTGTCGGGTCGCGCCTTCATCCCGCTCCTGTCCTCCTTTGCCTGCGCCATTCCCGGCATCATGGCGACGCGGACCATCGCTGATCCCAGGGACCGGCTGACCACCATATTGATTGCGCCGCTGATGACCTGTTCGGCGCGGCTGCCGGTCTATGCCGTCATCATCGGTGCCTTCATTCCCGCGCGCGACGTGTTGCCGGGCGTGGGCCTTCAGGGCCTCGTCCTTTTCTGCCTCTATCTCGCCGGCATCGTCGGCGCGATGCTGGTCGCGATGCTGCTGCGCATGACCGTGACCAAGGGCGCGAGCGGCGGCTTCCTGATGGAAATGCCCAAATATCAGTGGCCCCGCCCGCAGGACATCCTGCTAGGCCTGTGGCAGCGTGCGGTCATCTTCTTGAAGCGCGCCGGCACGATCATCTTCACATCGACCGTGATCCTGTGGCTGCTCTTGAGCTTCCCGCGCGTGCCCGATGGCGATCCCACAAGCCAAGTCGATCATTCGATCGCCGGGCGGATTGCGAGCGGCCTCAACGTCGTGCTGGAACCGATCGGCTTCAACCGCGACATTTCGCTGGCACTGATCCCGGCGATGGCGGCGCGCGAAGTCGCGGTGTCGGCGCTCGCCACCGTCTATTCGATCGACGCGGGCGACGATGAAGCGCTGCTGGAACGGAGCCTGGGCGATCGGCTGAAGGACCAATGGCCGCTGCCCACCGCCCTTGCCTTCCTCGCCTGGTTCGTGTTCGCGCCGCAGTGCATTTCCACTATCGCGGTCACCCGGCGCGAGACGAACGGGTGGAAATGGCCGATGTTCATGGTCGGATACCTGTTTGCACTGGCTTATGTCGCGGCGGGCATCACCTACTGGACCGCGACGGCCTTGGGTTTGGGGTAGCTTCCGCCTAGACGGCGAAAGCGGCAGGACTATAAGGGGCCGCTTTAGAGCTTCGGAGGAATCATGGCAGGGTCTGTCAACAAGGTCATTCTGGTCGGCAATCTGGGCGCCGACCCGGAGGTCAAGAGCTTCCAGAATGGCGGCAAGATTTGCAATCTGCGCATCGCGACGTCCGAAAGCTGGAAGGACCGGATGACCGGCGAGAAAAAAGAGCGCACCGAATGGCATAATGTCGTCATCAATGGCGAAGGCCTGGTCGGCGTGGCTGAACGCTTCCTGCGCAAGGGCAGCAAAATCTATGTCGAGGGCCAGCTGCGCACCCGCAAATGGCAGGACCAGTCAGGCAATGACCGCTACACGACCGAAGTCGCGCTGTCGGGGCCGGGCGCGGTGCTGACCATGCTGGACGGCGCGCCGGGTGGTGGCCAGGGCGGCGGCGGCGGTGGCCGGTCGCAGCAGGGCGTGAGCGACTGGGGCGCATCGTCGGACGGCTATGATGATTTCGGCGGTGGTTCGGGCGGCGGCCAGGGCGGCGGCGGCTTTGGCGGCGGACGCTCGCAGGGCGGCGGCGCGTCTGGCGGCGGCCGGGCGGGCAGCCCCAATTTCGACAATGATCTGGACGATGAAGTGCCGTTCTGAGCGCTTAGGTTCAGGGACATGAAAAAGGCGGCTTCCCATGCGGAGCCGCCTTTTTCATTCGTTCCGTGCTCCCGCGCAGGCGGGAGCACGTCATGCCGCAGTTCAGCGCGCCAGTTCTGCCGTCGCGAAGGCGCGAATATGGTCGCCCAGATCCGCGCGCTCCAGCGCCAGCGCCAGGTTCGCCTCGATATAGCCGGCCTTCGACCCGCAATCGAAACGGCGGCCGTCGAAGGTGACGCCGTGGAAAGGCTGCTTGCCGATCAGCGAGGCCATCGCGTCGGTCAGCTGGATTTCCCCGCCCGCGCCCTTTTCCTGGGTTTCCAGGATCTTCATGACGTCGGGCTGAAGGATATAGCGGCCGGGCAAGATCAAGTTGCTGGGCGCGGTGCCAAGCTTGGGCTTTTCGACCAGCCCCTTCACCTCCGTCAGCACGCCGTCGCGCGCGCCCGGATCAATCACGCCATAGCTGGGCGTCTGGTCCATCGGAATTTCCAGCGCGCAGACCAGATTGCCGCCGACCTTCTCATAGGCGTCGACCATCTGCTTCATGCAGCCATTGCCCTTTTCGCCCTTCATGAACTCGTCAGGCAGCAGGATGGCGAAGGGTTCGTCGCCGATGATGTCGCGCGCGACCCAGATGGCGTGGCCCAGGCCCAGCGATTCCTGCTGGCGCAGGAAGACGGCATTGCCCGGATCGAGCCGCGTCCCCTCCAGCGCCGACAAATCCTTGCCACGTTCGCGCTGCAACGTCTCACATTCGAAGGCGATGTCGAAATAATCCTCGATCGCGCCCTTGCCGCGGCCGGTCACGAAGATGAACTGTTCGATCCCCGCTTCGCGCGCTTCGTCCACCGCATATTGGATCAGCGGGCGATCGACCACCGGCAGCAATTCCTTGGGCACCGCCTTGGTCGCGGGCAGGAAGCGCGTGCCGAGGCCAGCGACGGGAAATACGGCTTTACGAATCGGCTTGGTCAAGTTGGAATCCCCTTCACGCGGACGCGATCGGGCCTTGGATTGCCGCCCGTGCAAAAAAGGTCAAGCGCCGCGCGTGCGTTCGAAAAACAAAGACATAAGCGGCCATGACCGATCAATGCCGATCAATCACCGCCCTATACGGCGAGCAGACGGCTCGCGACGGCTTCGAGCGCCGCGATTTCGCCATCGAGATGGTCAAACGCAACATGCTGGATAGTGTTGCGGCTGTCGCGGCAGGTAAAGCCGCCTGGTTCGGGCTGGTGAAAGCCCTGGATGATGAGCGCGCGGAAGCGGTCGATTCGCTGAATGTCGCGCTCGATCGCGGAGATTTCGGTCAGCGCGCTGGCGTTGCGTCGGTCGCGCATCGCGACCATCGTCCGCAATTCGGTCATCAGCTTGGCCATGCTCGGCCGGGTCCGGGCGCCCACGGTGCGCACATCGCCCATGGCGTCACGCAATTGGCCGATCTTGGCTTCCAGACTCTGTTCCAGCATCGTCCACGCGCAGACGAGCCGCCCGACCGCGCAGAGCAGCGCCGCATCTTCCGGCGCATAATCCGAGACCGCCTTGCCGCTCACGTCAGAAACCAATTGCACGCCCACGCCCCATTATCTCCTCTTGGCCGCCAGCCTTCCGAGTTCCCGCAGCAAAAGGCCAGAGTGGGGCGCTTGGCTCCCCGCAATGGCGGCACGGGCCATCGGCAGCCGTGCAAAATCGGCGGCGAGTCGAAAGAGACAAAAGCGTCAGACAAACACAATCAATGGCTTAACGCCTTTTCAGAAATCGATCGCGATGCCTTTGCGCTCCCAATCGCCGTAACGCACCGGGCTCATCGCCTCGTCATGAGGCGTAGGGCGGTCCAGCGGATCGGGCTGCGGCACCGGCGGGCTTTTGGACAGATGCGCGGGCGGCTTCACATGCGCGGGGCGCTTGCCGTTGAAGGTTCCCATGAAGAGCGGCCTTTCGATTGCGGCGGGGCATCATCCACCCCATGTTCAGAACGATTGGATTAGCCGCTATCTGGGCCGACAAGGAGGCAAGTGCAAGTGAATGGCATGAAGACGACCATGCTGCTGGCGGCGCTGACCGCGCTGTTCATGGCGCTGGGCTATACGCTGGGCGGCAGCGGCGGGGCGGTGATCGCGCTGCTGGTGGCGGCCGGCATGAACCTCTTCACCTACTGGAACGCCGACAAGATCGTGCTGCGCATGCATGATGCGCGGGAGGTCGATGCCCAGAGCGCGCCCGAGTTCTACAATCTGGTCCGCGACCTGGCCCAGCGAGCGCAGCTTCCCATGCCGCGCGTCTATATCATCGACCAGGACGCACCCAACGCCTTCGCCACTGGGCGCAACCCGCAAAACGCCGCGGTCGCCGCCACCAGCGGCCTGCTGGCGATGCTGAGCCGCGACGAGGTGGCGGGCGTGATGGCGCATGAATTGGGCCATGTGAAGAACCGCGACACGCTGATCATGACCATGGTCGCGACGATCGCGGGCGCGATTTCCATGCTGGCCAATTTCGGCCTCTTTTTTCGCGGCGGCGACCGGGAGGGCGGCCATGGTACCATGATCGCCAGCCTGATGGCGGTGATCGTCGCCCCCTTCGCGGCGATGATCGTGCAGATGGCGATCAGCCGCACCCGCGAATATGGCGCCGACCGGGCCGGGGCGGCGATCAGCGGCAATCCCCATGCGCTCGCTTCCGGCCTCGCCAAGATCGCGGGACAGGCAGAGCGAATCCCCAATCCGGTGGCGCAGCGCAATCCGGCGGCGGCGCAGCTTTATATCGTGCCGACGCAAGTCAGCGAACTCTTCTCCACACATCCCGCGACAGAAAAGCGCATCGCCGCGTTGCAGGATATGGCGGCGGACATGGGCGCACCCAGGATGACGGCAGCGCCCCGCGCATCGGCCCTTGCGCCCGTCGGTACGCCGAAACGCCCCCGCAGCGCGCTCGACCCGCACGGCCGCCGCTAAAAAGCCTAACCCCGTTCGTTTCGAGCGAAGTCGAGAAATGCGGCTAAAGGCAGACGTCGCGCCATCCGCTTCTCGACACGCTCGCAGCGAACGGAGGTTTCTTTTTGGCCATTTTCTCCTAGGGACCGGGGATGGTCCATAAATCAGCCACCCGCCCCGAAGATGTCCCCGGCCTGCCCGCCCGCCGCGCCGCGCTCAAACTGCTCGATGCGGTGCTGCGCCGGGGCGATCCGCTGGAGCTGGCGCTGCATGGCGCGGCGCAGGGATTGCCGCCCGCCGACCGCGCGCTGGTCCATGCGATCGCCGCCGAAACGCTGCGCCACCTGCCTGATCTCGATGCGCTGATCGACGGCGCGACCCAGCAGATCCTGCCCCCCGACGCCAAGGCGCGGATGGTGCTGCGCATCGCGCTCGTCCAGACATTGGTGCTCGACACCCCGGCCCATGCGGCCATTGCGACGGCCCTGCCGCTGGTCGACGGTGGGCCGCGCAAGCTGGTCCATGGCGTGTTCGGCACGGTGACGCGCGGGGAACCCACCCTGCCCGTCCCCCCGACCCTGCCTGCCGAGGTCGCCGAGCGCTGGGGCGCCCAATGGGGCGAGGCGATGCCGCAGGCCGCCGCCCATGCCTATGCGATCCGGCCACCGGTCGATGTGAGCCTGCGTGACGCGGCTGAGACAGCGAAGTGGACAGTTGAATTGAACGGCGCGTCCTTCGCGCCCGGCCATGTCCGTTTGCCTGAAAGCGTCGCTATCCCGACCCTGCCGGGCTTTGCGGAAGGCGCCTGGTGGGTGCAGGATGTCGCTGCCGCCTGCGCCGCGCGGCTACTGGGTCCGGGCGATGACCGAGTCGTTCTAGACCTGTGCGCCGCGCCGGGCGGCAAGACGATGCAGCTGGCGGCGGCCGGCTGGCGCGTCACCGCAATCGACCAATCGAAGAAACGGCTCGAGCGGCTGACCGAGAATCTGACGCGCACCGGCCTGACCGCCGAGGTGGTGGCAACGGACCTGCGGGCATGGCTGCCGGACGCACCGGTGGACGCGATCCTGCTCGACGCGCCCTGCACCGCGACCGGCATTTACCGCCGCCATCCCGACGTGCTGCACCGCATCGGCCCGCGCCAGATCGCGGAGCTGGCCGAACTGCAAAGCGCCCTGCTGGCCCGCGCCGCCGACTGGCTGAAGCCGGGCGGCCGGATGATCTACGCCACCTGTTCGCTGGAACGGGCGGAGGGCGAAGAGCAGGTCGAGCGCTTCCTTGCCGACCGCCCGGACTTCGCGCTGGTGCCAATCGAACCCGACGAAACGCCCGACGGCATCGCACCCACGGCGCAGGGCTGGCTGCGCACCCTGCCCGACACGCTGGCGGCGCAGGGCGGCACAGATGGATTTTTCATTGCCAGGCTTGCCAAGACGGCGAACTAAGCCTTAACCTTGATCAGCTTATAGAGGATTTCCCCGCTTAGAAGGTGTCCCCTTGCGTCCGACCGAGCCTCTTCCCCTCCATCATAGCTGGCCGCTCTATGACCTGCGTGAGCATCTTGCCCCGGTGCTGCTCGACGCCAGCATTGCGCGCAACGATGCCGCGTTGGCGGAACGGGGCCTGGGCCTGTGGCATTGCAACCTGGCCGACAATGCGCTGAGCTGGACCGCCGGGGTTTATGACATATTCGGGCTGGAACGGGACCGCGCGGTATCGCGTCCGCTTTCGGTATCGCTCTATACACCGGACTCGCGCGAAGCGATGGAGCGGCTGCGCGCCTATGCCATCCGCCACAAGCGCGGTTTCACCCTGGACGTCGATATCAACCAGATCGATGGCGCGGGCCAGTGCGCGATGCGGCTGATCGCTGCGCCTGTCATGGACGACGAAGGGATCGTGGTCGGGCTGCATGGCGTGAAGCAATTACTGCCCCGCGGCGCGCCCGCGTCGCAGCGGCTGGACCCCACGATCTTCGTGATGCTGTAACGGCCCGCAGGCGGGGGGCGGAAACAATCGCGACTCGCCTGCAAATGTGCGTTGCCCTCGCCCCCGGCGGTGATTAAGGCAAACGGTTAATGACCCGTCCCATTCTCATCTCGCCCTCCATTCTCTCCGCCGATTTCGCCCGCTTGGGCGATGAGGTCCGCGCCATCGACGCAGCAGGCTGCGACTGGGTGCATATCGACGTCATGGACGGGCATTTCGTGCCGAACATCACGATCGGCCCGAACGTGGTGAAGGCGCTGCGCCCGCATACGACCAAGACGTTCGACGTCCATTTGATGATCTCGCCGGTCGATCAATATCTCGAAGCCTTCGTGGCGGCGGGGTCCGACATCATCACCGTCCATCCCGAAGCGGGTCCGCACATCCACCGCACCGTCCAGCATATCAAGTCGCTGGGCGTGAAGGCGGGCGTCGTGCTCAATCCCGGCACACCGGCCAAGATGCTGGATTATCTGATCGATGACGTCGACCTGATCCTGGTGATGAGCGTCAACCCCGGTTTCGGCGGGCAGAGCTTTATCGAAAATCAGCTACGCAAGATCGAAGCGATCCGCAAGATGATCGACAAATCGGGCCGGGACATCCGCCTTCAGGTCGATGGCGGCATCGATTTCACCACCGCGCCCAAGGCGATCGATGCAGGTGCCGATGTGCTGGTCGCGGGCACCGCCACCTTCCGCGGCGGCCCATCCGCCTATGCCGACAATATTCGGAAGCTGCGGGGCGGGTGAACGACCACCGGCGCATCGCCAGCCGCTCCACGCCCGACGCCGCGCCAGAGGCCGGCGACGACGGCATAGAGCAGGGCAAGCGCCTCATCCGCGTCGCGGATGACAAGGGATTGTCGCTGGCGCAGAAGATCGCCAATCAATTCTATCTGCTGAGCTGGAAGACGCCGATCCACGGCCGCAAGCTGCGCGGCAAATATCCCTTGAAGCTGCTTGCGGTGCCCGACGACGTCATCCCCGGCGACAGCCGGGCGGGCGCGGCGATGCGAGCGGGCTATCTGCTGTTTCGCGGCCACAAGCTGCCGGTCGATGCGCTCGACTTCGCCAAGCTGGCGGTCGGCCCGGCCTTTGCCGACTATCTGCACGGCTTCCGCTGGCTGCGCGACCTGGCCAGCAGCGCGACCCGCGAACAGGGCGCGCCGATCGCCGAAGCGATCATGCGCAAATGGCTGTCGACGCATCATGAAACGCCCAGCGAACCGGCCTGGCGCGCGGACAATGCGGGCTGGCGGCTGCTATTCTGGACCGCGCACGCGCCGCTGATCCTCTCATCCAGCGACCTGGTCTATCGCTCGCTGGTCTTGAACTGCATCGCCCGCACCGCCCGCCATCTGGATCGCAGCGCCGACAAGGCGCCGATGGGCCTGCCCCGGCTGGTCGCTTGGTGCGGCATCGTCGCCGCCGCGCTGCTGATCCCCGGCGGGGGCCCGCGCAAGCTGTTCGGCGAAGCGGGCCTCAAGCGCGCGATCGACAGCGGTTTCCATGCCGATGGCGGCATCGTGTCGCGATCGCCGCTGGCGCAGCTGGAGGCGGTGATGCTGCTGTCCATGCTGCGCGCCGTTTATGACGTGCGCCGGGAAGCGCCGCCCGCCTGCCTGATCGAAGGATTGAACCGCGCGGTCCCGGCGCTGCTGGGCCTCACCCATGGCGATGGGGGGCTGGGCAGCTGGCAGGGGTCCGGCGCGATCGATCCCGACCTGGTGTCCGCCGTGATCGCGGCCAGCCGGGTGCGCGCCCGGCCGCTGCGCCAGGCGCGCGACTGGGGCTATCAACGGATCGCCGCGGGATCGACCGTGCTGCAGATCGACGCCGCCCCGCCCCCGGTGTCGCGCCTCGCCGAAGCGGGCTGCGCATCGACCGGCGCGATCGAGATCAGCGACGGGCCGCTGCGGCTGGTCGTCAATTGCGGCGGCGCGGCGTTGGAGGGGGCGTGGATTCCCGCCGATCTGGCGCAAGGGCTGCGCACCACCGCGGCGCACAGCACGCTGGTTCTCAACGACAGCAATTCCACTGCGCTGCTGCCCGACGGGACGCTGGGCAAGGGCGTGACCGAAGTAGAGCTGAACCGGCAGGAGCTGGACAATGGCAGCCGGCTGGACCTGTCCCATGACGGCTATGTCCGCCGCTTGGGCTATGTCCATCGCCGCCTGCTGATGATGAGCGGCGACGGCAAGGAAATCCGGGGCGAGGATATGCTGACCCCGGCCGAACGCCGCCGCAAGCCCGGCAAACAGCCGGTGCAGTTGCGCTTCCATCTGGCGCCAGGGGTCGAACCCACGCTGACGGCGGACAATATGGGCGCGGTGCTGCGCATCGACCATGGCGCGCTGTGGCAATATCGCACCGGCGCGGGCGTGCTGAGCATCGAGGACAGCCTGTGGGTCGACGGCGACGGCCGCCCCCATCCGACCAAACAACTGGTCGTGACCAGCGAAGCGCTGCCCGGCGGATCGAGCATCGGCTGGTTGTTCAAGCGGGTCGGGTGAGGCCGGTTAGGGCGTGGGCTGCCTGGAAACGGCCATTTGTGGGCATCCGTGTCGAATACAAACACAACCAAAACTTGCCTTAGCTGTGGCTACTCCCAAGAGAAGAAGGTGCGTAGTTTGCAATTGGATGGGGATTGCCCCTCCTCAAATAGCTCCACCCGATCAATTGCGTCCAATTGAGGTTGTGTGAACGGATTCGGCGATTTGAAATAGGCCGCTGCGTGTTCGCCATTCCAGATTGCTATCTGGTAGACGCCTTCCACTCGCGTTTGTGAAAATCGTGCGGGCCTGTCGGACGAGCGAGCCTTAACGATCTGACCTTTCGGACGACTGGCCCAGCCTATTCCATTCACTTCCAGAGTCCCGAAAGCTCCTTCCCAGCGGAAGCTGCCCCCATGTATCCCACCTTCCAAAGTCGTGACCTTCTCACCATCTCGCAGGTCGATAATCGGCGAATAGCCACAGAAACGTTCCGGCCCCATAATCTCGCTAGCTTTCGCCGGAATGGGGGCTACCGCTGACAGCATCAATGCTGCTGCAATCAATATCCTCATGCTTGCCTCGTTAGTATACTCGGATGGCTAATATAGCTGTTTTCAATACGAAAGCGTGAGGGCCGAAATCCATCCAAATCGGCCAATCTCTGCAGGTTCATAATCGAGAGCCGGGCACCTTGCCTTGACGCACCCCATCACTGCCCCGCTGCCGGCTTTAAATATTTGTCGAACCACGCCACCGTCCGCGTGAGCGAATCGAGCTGGTTCTCGCGCTTCTGAAAGCCATGGCCCTCGGCGGGGTAGAAAATGGTTTCGACGACATTCCCCTTGGCTTTCAATATGTCATGCACTTCCTGCGCCTGCCCGCGCGGCACGCGGATGTCGTTTTCGCCCTGGATCGTCAGCAGCGGGGCCTTGGCCGCGCGGATATAGGTGAGCGGCGAGGCGGCATCATAGACTTTGGGATCGCTCTCCGGCGTGCCGAGCAGCCCGCGCTGATAGGCTTTCAGTTCCTCGTCCTGGTCGCGATACATGGTGCGCCAGTTGATGATGCCGAACCATTGGACCGCGGCGGCGAACGCGTCGGGCGCGCGGCCGATTGCCATCAGCGTCATGAAGCCGCCATAGCTGCCGCCGAAGATGCCGACCCGCTTGGCATCGACATAGCCGCTCTTCACCAGAAAATCCTTGGCCGCGATCGTGTCCTTCAGGTCGCCGCCGCCCAGATCCTTGTAATTGCCGTCCTGGAACGCCTTGCCATAGCCGGTTGAGCCGCGGAAATTGGGCTGGATCACCACATAGCCGCGGCTGGCGAAGGCGGTGGCGTAGCGGCTGTAGCCGTCCTGCGCCTGACCGGTGGGGCCGCCATGGGGCAGGACGATCGCGGGATTGCCGCCGTCGCGTTTCAGGTTTGCAGGCATGGTGACGATCGCGCTGACCAGCGTGCCGTCGAAACTCTTGTACGTCACGACGGTCGATTTGGGCAGCACGTCGGGCTGGAGGCTGGCGATGGCAAGCTGGGTCGCGGGCCGCGACGCGCCGGTCGCCAGATCGTAGAGATAGAGGTTGGCCGGCGAATCCGCGCCCGAATGATTGACCATCAGCGTGCGGCCATCGGGCGATCGCGGTTCGCGGCCGACGGGATAATTGACGCCCGGCGGGATCGGCAGGGCGGTTTCCGCGCCGGTCGCCACGTCATAGGCGTAGAGCGTGCTGCGCGTATCGGCGTTGGTCGCGAAGATCAGCGTCTTGCCGTCGCGGGTGAAGAGGCTGGCGGTCTGCTCCCAGGGCGTGGGTTTCAGCCATTTCCAGCGCTTGGCGGCGACATCGTAGAGGCCAGCGTGAATCTGTCCCGTGCCGACATCGGTGTTGACCGCGATCCATTGGCCGTCGGCGGTCGCGTCCGCCGCGGCATAGACGGTGTCGGCCTTGGCGATCAGCCTGGTCGCCGCGCCGCTCGCGAGGTCGATCCGCCACACTTCGCCGACCTTGGAATCGATGCGGTCGCGATTGGCGATCAGCGCTTTGCCTCCGTCGATCCAGGCGATCGGCGTCCAGCCATATTGCGGGTCGGCCTCCTTGGTCAGCACGCGCACCGTCCCGCTGGCGTCCATCACCGCGACATTGGTCTGGCCCTGCGACTTGAGTTTGGTCGACAGCGCGACCAGCCCGCCGACCCGGCCAGGCAGCATCCCGCTCTCCCGCCGGTCGGGCGTGTTGGTGAGGTTCTCGACCGCGCCGCCATCCACCGACACCCGATAGATGTCGCTATATTCGTTGCCGCCGACATCCTGCTGGAAATAGAGATATTGGCCGTCCGCCGACGGGGTGAGGCCGGTCTGCGCGTCGTCGGACTGGGTCAGCTGCACCGGCCAGCTGCCCGCCGTGTCGGTCCGCCAGATATTAGTGCGGCCAGTGAGGTTGGTCGCGACGAAAATCTGCTTGCCATCGATGCTCCACGCCGCGCTGCCCAGCGTGCGCGACGCGCCGATATCCGCGACCGGCACGGCGCGCGCCTTGGGATTGACCGGCGATTGCAGGCTGGCGGGATCGGTGATGGGCCGGTCGGGGGTCGCGATCTGCGCCTCTGCCGGCAAGGCCAGAAGCAGCGGCAAGGCAGTGGCGACAAGCAGACGGCGCATAGGGACTCCCCCAATAGTCATGATGGCGGACACTATCGAAGCCGCGTTCCACGCCAAGCGGAATCGCGCTTTGCCCCTGTATTTTTGCGCTGCCGGGGCTTATGGGGCTGGCGCA is a window encoding:
- a CDS encoding heparinase II/III family protein, with translation MNDHRRIASRSTPDAAPEAGDDGIEQGKRLIRVADDKGLSLAQKIANQFYLLSWKTPIHGRKLRGKYPLKLLAVPDDVIPGDSRAGAAMRAGYLLFRGHKLPVDALDFAKLAVGPAFADYLHGFRWLRDLASSATREQGAPIAEAIMRKWLSTHHETPSEPAWRADNAGWRLLFWTAHAPLILSSSDLVYRSLVLNCIARTARHLDRSADKAPMGLPRLVAWCGIVAAALLIPGGGPRKLFGEAGLKRAIDSGFHADGGIVSRSPLAQLEAVMLLSMLRAVYDVRREAPPACLIEGLNRAVPALLGLTHGDGGLGSWQGSGAIDPDLVSAVIAASRVRARPLRQARDWGYQRIAAGSTVLQIDAAPPPVSRLAEAGCASTGAIEISDGPLRLVVNCGGAALEGAWIPADLAQGLRTTAAHSTLVLNDSNSTALLPDGTLGKGVTEVELNRQELDNGSRLDLSHDGYVRRLGYVHRRLLMMSGDGKEIRGEDMLTPAERRRKPGKQPVQLRFHLAPGVEPTLTADNMGAVLRIDHGALWQYRTGAGVLSIEDSLWVDGDGRPHPTKQLVVTSEALPGGSSIGWLFKRVG
- a CDS encoding RsmB/NOP family class I SAM-dependent RNA methyltransferase, which encodes MVHKSATRPEDVPGLPARRAALKLLDAVLRRGDPLELALHGAAQGLPPADRALVHAIAAETLRHLPDLDALIDGATQQILPPDAKARMVLRIALVQTLVLDTPAHAAIATALPLVDGGPRKLVHGVFGTVTRGEPTLPVPPTLPAEVAERWGAQWGEAMPQAAAHAYAIRPPVDVSLRDAAETAKWTVELNGASFAPGHVRLPESVAIPTLPGFAEGAWWVQDVAAACAARLLGPGDDRVVLDLCAAPGGKTMQLAAAGWRVTAIDQSKKRLERLTENLTRTGLTAEVVATDLRAWLPDAPVDAILLDAPCTATGIYRRHPDVLHRIGPRQIAELAELQSALLARAADWLKPGGRMIYATCSLERAEGEEQVERFLADRPDFALVPIEPDETPDGIAPTAQGWLRTLPDTLAAQGGTDGFFIARLAKTAN
- the rpe gene encoding ribulose-phosphate 3-epimerase — translated: MTRPILISPSILSADFARLGDEVRAIDAAGCDWVHIDVMDGHFVPNITIGPNVVKALRPHTTKTFDVHLMISPVDQYLEAFVAAGSDIITVHPEAGPHIHRTVQHIKSLGVKAGVVLNPGTPAKMLDYLIDDVDLILVMSVNPGFGGQSFIENQLRKIEAIRKMIDKSGRDIRLQVDGGIDFTTAPKAIDAGADVLVAGTATFRGGPSAYADNIRKLRGG
- a CDS encoding diguanylate cyclase; its protein translation is MRPTEPLPLHHSWPLYDLREHLAPVLLDASIARNDAALAERGLGLWHCNLADNALSWTAGVYDIFGLERDRAVSRPLSVSLYTPDSREAMERLRAYAIRHKRGFTLDVDINQIDGAGQCAMRLIAAPVMDDEGIVVGLHGVKQLLPRGAPASQRLDPTIFVML